The genomic segment TGTAAATTTCTAGGTTATAATATGAATCTCTTGTTTGTAGAAGACAAAGGAACAGAACAAGTGGAAGATGTTTCAGGTCATTTGATTAGATGTTCAGATTTATGATTTGAAAATTAGATTGGGATCATCATTTGGTgaacattgtttgttttgtgatctgCTTCTCTATCCTCTCAAAAGAATTCAGAAGAAAATAACTTGATGATGGAGTTTGTTAAGAAATGGTAGTAGGCTGAGTGAGCCATCTCCTCTCAATGCATTTTTCTTGCTTGAATGGTTAAATATGATGGAGAAGttgaaaaatatcattttgaaAACTACTAGTTGGGTGATTTGGTTTGCTTAATGGACTCCTCGGTCTTTGTTCTGCAAGATAGTTTCTTATACTGCAACGAAATTGCATGATTCAGTCAGACAAAAATGTGCAATTACTGCTTCTCGTTGCTTGTCTCGTTGTTAGGTTTTAACTCTTCATTTTCCCTTTGTAGTCCTTTGCTTTGTGATTATATACAAAGATGACAACAATCGAAACCGATCAGAAAACTCAAAAGTCTTCTCCTTGCGGTTCTGCTGCTATTGCTACCCCTAAGCAGCCATCAGCATCGTTTAAAAGGTGGGGAAGGAGACACCCATTTGTAAGATATGGACTTCCAATGATATCTCTCACTGTATTTGGAGCCCTCGGACTCGGCCAACTCCTTCAAGGCAGGTCAGTTCTTTCTTTGATTAAACTCTTAAGCTTTGAATATGCAAATGCTCTAGGGAATCTGGCTTATAATTCCCCAACTTCACCACATatggtttatttggttagttTAGTAAGGACATCGCAAAGGTAAAAGATGACCAAGAATGGGAGATTATAGAGACAAGAAAGGCGCTTTCGAGGACAGGACCTGTTGATGCTTAtaaacctaaaaacacatcCATCGAAGATGAGCTCaaggtatgtatatatacatccCCTCCTCAGTTTTGCAGATTTCTTGATTTCACTATTGGACTGCATGAAACACTAAAATCTTGACCGAGTTTTTTTTATTGCGCAGGCTATGCAAGAGAAGGTGGACATTAACGCGTATGAGTACAAGAAAATTCCAAAGCTAAACGAAAGCCAGTCGGATTAAGTGAAGTCAGAATTTGTATCAGAAACTTTTCCTTCGTAGATGTGTTTCAGTTCTAAATGACTCTTCACCTAAGCGTCCaagtaagaaaaacaaagagggGTAGAGAGGACCATTTTTTTCATTGAACCGTAATGAGCCGGTTTAAAAAGTCCAGTTGTTGATAATAACACCACTTGACTAAAACACATACTGTAAGTTCTTTCATAAAGTTAGTGGTTGGTAACTTGGTAATCAATAATCATGACTCTTATTTCGAATTCAATCCAAGATTTGAAATTACAGCTTCAATATTTGTGAAATCATGAATCTCCCTCTATCTATACAAACACATAAGGATGCCGTATCGCGTGTGTCAATTTCCGAATTCGATGAATCTGCGTACATTTTGGAGTTTTGTAAGACAGGGCAATGAACTCATTAgtttaatagtttaatttgttGTGACTTATTATGACTTGAGGTTTTGGTTGGACCACCGTCTTATCCATACCTcagtgtttatttatttttgccaaCTATCTTACATATTCCTCATTTACTAGCCAGGAGCCatactttgaaaaccaaaatatgtgTTGCCTCTTTAAATGGTCACACACATGCAAACAAAATCCACCGGTCTGGTCATGCATGGTATGTTAAATGCTCTAGTTAATAATACTCAAGATTTTGAATTTATCATTTCACGGAAAGGGGAAAACAAATCAACCTACAATGTATTCAATGGCCTCTCAAATCAATGAGCGTAGGGTTTCAGGCTTAAATGCGTACGtgtagttatttttatttttattttatttttctgtagaCTTGACGGTATCATAAAAATAACAAGAACATGTATATATTGTGTTCTTGagataaactaattaaataggCCTGATATAGTTTAAAACGGCGCCTTGTTTATTGTCTCCACTTTACATAGTTTCTGACAGCTTATAAGACAGAATTATGTTtaccctaaacccaaaaaaaaaaagtgcaatgGGAAATCGGAATTCACTAATTGCATGGGTGCCATGCCATGCCGGCTGGAACAGATAGAGATCGGTGAGTTCGTTAGGTCACAGTCACACCACACGTGATGGAGGTACGAGGGAAGTGACAAATTTGAGACGAGAGATAACACAAAGTACAGAGGAAATAAGAGAGTGGCCATTTCCATGCCAGCTTGTCACTCCCATTCTTCCTTCCTATTCATTCTTTTCTTGGCTACATTAATTCTCATTtccaagactaaaaacaaaaacgaacaTTGGTGCCAAGAACAAGAACGGGTGTGAACAAATTTATCATTCTTATTGTAAAAAGTAGATGGGTTACCTTGTCCTTGTCGTTTTGTCTATCTTTTACGGTAATAGCTCAccataaacaattagaaaaatgGTCGAGTCAAAGAGAAGgaacgataaaaaaaaaagttggaaggGCTAACAAAACTGGTGTGCTCGTTAAAAAACGGTGTGAACTTATCTGATTACTTAATTAACAAAACAGCTTTCAGAACTACCagattaattatatgttttttatataataatactatCAAAATCTGTAGAAACTGGTGTTTCACataatgaatttgtttagaaaggaaaacaaattcaacaatACTTTCTCTCTAAGAATTCGGATCAAAGtaagcaaataaagaaaaaatgaaatctcttggaaaacaaattaggttttgctcaagaacaaagaggaattagggttttgtattaattgttggatGATTTTACAATGAGAGgattgccctctatttataggtatTCAAAGATCTACTGAATATATTTATGTTCCTAATTACAAGCGAGCTGATTAGGAAAGTCCTTCCTTTCTTGCTAGGTCAGCCGCATGGCGAGTTGAGACGTCGGTGTCACCTCGGCACTGGGCTTCTTGGAACTATTGGGCCTTCAGAGATGAAGTCCAAATTAAGGTCGAGCTCCCGGTTTAGATAACCGGTTCCTTTAATcgggtttagatcggtatgttgggggtgctaatttccgcaccaacaattagtcccccctcAGTTCGGTTCATTCAGAAGCTAATTCGAATGACCGGACTTTAAGAGAGAATATCCGATTTAATCCATTAAGGAATCCGAATCTAAATACCCAAATCGTCGCGCCGCGTCGCCATCCATTGGTTGAATGACACGCGTCCAATACGTCGCATCCGTCAGCTCGGAAGTCGAAAAGTTGCATAGGCTAAACAGGCAATTATGACTCCGCGTAGGGTTGCCGCCCACTCTCTGCTATAAATACTCGACGTCCActctttattttcacttttcaccAAATCGTCAAAGGTATTTGCTAtgtcctctctcttctttttaatttgtaattactTCTGCGAGCCTTCCTCCACACTCTTCGGCGATCTGCATCACCTTTCACCTCGGCCATGGACTCTTCATCCGCCACAGAGAGCGATCCACTGATCTGCAAGAATTCCAACAGGAAGCTTCCCCGAGCTGACAGATCGGATCGGGGCGAAATGCCTGATAGACCTGAGGAAAATGTCGAATGCTCTTTGAGACCCAGGTCAGATGAAATTCTGACCTCGAAAGTTCCATCTCCAACCGATGAAGAGATCCGTGAAAATTCTGGCAACGTCGCTTCAATCCCCGATCTCTCGCCAGACAATCAAAATGAAGGAACAGCTCGGCTCGCTCCTGACGGAATCATGATTGAAGACATCCTTCCCCGGCGAGATCACCGAGGTCAAATTGGGGGCGAGAAGACGACCAGTAGCATTGATTCGGTGTGCACAATGCTGAACTCATGCGGTTTACTGAACTGCGGAGTCCACATCATTATTCCCGGAGATCATCACCGTCCGTGGAACCCACCCCTCAGGTACATATGTTTATATGAAGGTTTCTTTTCCAAATGCCGACTATGGTTTCCACTTCCTAGCCTGCTCACTCGGTACGCACATCGCCGCCAGATCCCGATATGTCAGCTCTCCCCTGGAAGTATCTGCAACTTTGTCGCCGCTCTCACTATTACGGCTGAAGCCGAAGCTTACCTCGGGGTTGAATGTTTTGAACAACTAACCAACTTTAAAAATGCCCAAGGAAGCCCGTCGTGGATGGTCAATACGAAACCAGCTCACAACTTCCTTCTTGGGGAGAAAGTTAGCAACTTCAAGAAATTGAAAGCTAGCTACTTCTTTGTCCGAGTTGACGATCGCTCTTTTGAAAATCCGAGATGCGGTTGGCGAAGAGTGTGGAACATGTCACCCGGTATCATTTCGatccttgttttgttttggttggacATCCGTATTCTGACCTGATCTTAATTTTGATGTTTCTGCAGCTCGTCCTACCTCAGCTCGGCAACTTCCCTCTGAATTTCAAGAAATCAGGGATATTCTTTTCGCGGGAGTTAATCTTAGCTGGGATCAGATTACCCGACATCGCGTGGAAGAAGCTATGGGAAAGGCAAAAACCAACTTTGCAAGTTTCGCAAGGTCATTGGGTCAATCTTCCGAAGTCCCGCCGACCACGATCACCAAGGCTGACATGCTCTGATCCGTAAACCCGACCAACAAGCCGATCGTCGATATTGAACCTGAGCAGGAGGGGAATGAGTTCAACTTTGAAGATCTTGATAACAACTTGACCGCTCCTGACCTTGGAGAAGAAAATGTTGTCCCTAATGATTCACTCCCGCCTCCGCCGGCCAAACCTGTCATCCTAGTGCAGCTCACCCCTGAGCCGAGTAGCGGttccaaaaagaagaagtccAAAAAGGATAACAGTAAGGATAAGGGCAAAGGAAAGGGTTCCGCCCAAGGAACTGGCCGGAAACATTCTGCAGAAGAGGCCAGACTCGAGTCCTGTGACTGCTTCCGGGTTGAACGGGAGAATGATCGTTCGGATCAATTTCGCTTTGACTATTTTGGGGAAACACCTCTTGTTTGCAATAAGGAAGTTGTCGGGGAATTGTGCAGGTAACTTAAAGTGTCTTCATGCATGCTGCCGCCGCTTGACAAATTGGAATTTAGAGACCAATACGTCCGAGTCGCCCAATCCGCCCTTCAGGTTTGAATCACATCGCCCTCTTTATATTTTGCTTGTAACCTTAGGTTTTTAACTCACTCTGTTTTGAGATGCAGACCACCGCCTACGCTTCTGCACTCACCCTTATGTACGATAGGCGAGTTAAATCGATGGCGTCTTCAGAGGCCAAGTTCAAAAAAATGAAGGAGTGCTTGGATAATCTCCAAGAAGCGGACAGGTCGAAGAACGAGAGAATTAAGGAGCTGAAGGGCCTTCTTGCGAATAAGGAAGAGAACTGCAAACATCTGGAGTCGCGGGAAGTAGTCTTGGGAGAAGAGAAGGTCGAGCTGGCAAAACAGTTTGATGATTTGGGAACAAAGTTTGATTCAGAAATGAGACGACTTCGCCTAGATCGTCAAGCCAAGGTCGAGGGTACCACGAAGAAAGTGCAGCGTCGTCTTGATAAGGTAAAAGCTTATCTGCACGAGCAGGAGGAAGTAGCTCGTCCAAAAGAAGACGTCCTCAACCAGGCAAGCGGGTTTGAGGAGATTATGGAATATCTTCTTAAGAACGGAGCATCCATTCCTGACAACTTGATTGCTGAGATCAAGGAAAAGCGAGAGGTTGCCAAGAGCGAGGTGGAGGCGCTGGAGATCCTAGAGCTCGGAGAAGGCGATCTCAACATGTCTCCAGACCAGCTCGGCTTTGGACTGCTTCACTCCAGAACCACGGCTCCAGACTCCGTTCGACATCCCTATGGTTCCAATGCCGGGATTTTCCAAGCCGATCTCACTGACCCTCCAGAACTTTGACTGTAGCTCCCTGACTGCGTCTCCTAGGAACACCTTCtgtttccctttttattttcctaCTTAAGACTTTGTGATAACGCTACCCGTTTGGTGGCCGACTTctattttttggaaatttccCTTTTATGTTTGCGTGGAATATCACCTTTTTTGCTAGATGATGAAAATGGTAATCTCACAATTTCGAAATTGGAAATTTCTCCTCTAGGGCTGGTATAAATATGGTAGCTCTGTGCTTGAATTTACCGCAACtttcacaaaacaaatcaagatgCCGAGTTCTGTTGGCAGTATTGATCCTTTAGTCGAGGTCGGGAACGATGTCCCGACGTTCTCGAACTCAGAAGCCATTGAGCGAGGGTTGCCCTATTACCCAAATACTCGAGCTCCCTGGATGCTAATGTTTCGTGTTAGCCCGGAGAAGAGGTTAGAATTAGAGACCTTCCTCTCTCGCATCGAAGAACGCAATTCCGAGTATCGAAGTCGATTAGCCGCAACAGAGCAGTCGCGAAGTGAACTACTATTCAAACTTAAACTGCTCGAATCCCATCCAAGGTTCAGGATTGAAAACGGTCTGGACAGAGTGGCAGACATGCCGCAATGCTTGATCGAATATTGTAACGAATGCTATCTTTCGGTGAATTCGATTCCAAGCAATCCGAATTTTTCCCTGAGCGGTGAATTCATGCCTTCCGAAGTGAAACCGTTCTACATGAACAGGCGTGCCAATAACATAGAAGCCGCTGCCACTCATGCCTTTGTTCGCCAGGTAACCCTTTATAACTTCGCCTGTGTGAATTTCCTTTCGGTTCTAACCAACGATATTATGCGCAGATTGAGTCCGTGCATCGGGAACAATGCCACAAACTTTACTATCATCGTATGAAGAAGAACGAAATCGACGATCGTTTAGCAGTGCTGGAAGCCAAAATCGCCACCCTAAggacgaagagaagaagaaccatcgGCCGTCTTGACAAGGCTGAACAGAAGATCAGGGCATTGGAATCGCATCCTGATGAATGGGAGAGAACTGGACTCCAGCTTCTATGGCCCATGCCGAAGCGCCTTAAAGCAGATACTCGGAAGATCGCAGCAGGGCTTGATCTGGATGGTTGATATGCTTGGAATTGGCGATTTGagcccttttttgttttttctctcttttttttttatatcaagaATGGTGTACTGTTCAAACgattttatttttgcaattaataAAGTTTCCACTCAATCCGGAAATTTACCCGAGGCGGGATGGTCCCGGCTTACACCAAGTAATCCTATACGGGGGCTTCGGCTTACCTTCTTTGCCCCAGTTCAAAAATCGAAAAGCGAAATTTAcaactctgggttcggcttatatCCGTCCGAACTGTAACTTACGAAACAATTCAAAGGAATCCTCTGAGTTTGGTTTATCTCTCGTCAAGGAGTTATCGAGACAATTCTAAAAGAATTCTCTTTGCTCGATACGTCTCGCATTGGAGATTTATAATCGAAACAATTCAAAAGGAATTCTCTAGGTTTGATTTATCTCGCGCTGGAGAGTAGATCGATTATCTGGCCGAGATGTCGATTAGTTTGGTTCTGAACTAGGTGGCCGTAGTAGATGTCGAGATGTCGATTAGTTTGGTTTACGACGCAATTTAATTGGCGGAAGAGTCTCGGGACGCAGCGCGTATCTTCCCACGATCTGATTGGTGCGAGATTTTTGGGACGCAGCATTTATCTCCCCGGTTTCCCCTATAAATAGGTGAAAAGGAGGTTTGCTGAGCATCTCTCATCCAAACTTCAGAAAGATTAACTGCAAAGCATGTCTATCACAACTCGGTGTGCATGGTTGAGGCGAGCTCGATAGCTGACTGCCGCCGGGGTCAGCGGATTCAACCTAGAAGCGTCAAATATCACCCTCCCCATAGAAGACGCGGTTCCGTCTCCATCCCGTGAACTTGTCGCGGAAATTGAGGAGGACCCACTGCAGAGAGAGATCCGCATCTACCGAGCTCGCTGTCAACGGATGAGTTCGTATATCAAGGCTTTTCGTCTGAAATACGATCTCATCTTCCAACTCTGCCGTCTGGAAGGAACCATCTCGGTTCTTGACGAGCTCATTGCCAGTGGCTTCCATCTGGCGAACTGGCGCATGACCCGACTACTTGCTGATCGTGATCGATGTGCCGGAGAGGTCGCCAGGACCTTGTTACCCGACCTGGCGGAAGGCGACTACGAGCCGCTAGGTGAATCGGAGAATATGCATGTTGCGAAAATCCCGATTTACAGGGGTGGCATAGAGAGGTTGTGGCGCTACATCCTTCATCTGGAAACCATGGATCATCATTTCCGAGAGAGCCATACCGTAGAGGTTCCATGCTCGTTCCTCGAGGAAATGGAGGACAGAGGTGCAGAAGTGCCAGCAGGTCCGCTAGAAAAGCTGAGGCCGGAGCGTCAACGCTAGCGAACATACCTCGAAGGTATAGCCGTCGAGGAGCCTTTGGAGTCCGACTTCTCAAGCTCTGCGCCTGTGAATCGCCGAGGAGGTTGAGATCACAGGAGGTGGTCAAACTTCGCACCTGCTCCCTGGGACCAGAAGCTCTTGTCTCAGCATCGCACTTTATTTTTCGTagtttctcctctttttt from the Camelina sativa cultivar DH55 chromosome 12, Cs, whole genome shotgun sequence genome contains:
- the LOC104732263 gene encoding uncharacterized protein LOC104732263, yielding MTTIETDQKTQKSSPCGSAAIATPKQPSASFKRWGRRHPFVRYGLPMISLTVFGALGLGQLLQGSKDIAKVKDDQEWEIIETRKALSRTGPVDAYKPKNTSIEDELKAMQEKVDINAYEYKKIPKLNESQSD